A window of Desulfuribacillus stibiiarsenatis contains these coding sequences:
- a CDS encoding DUF1659 domain-containing protein has translation MAVISDRIDTRVALVLNVGLDEKGNMKLSKKTYSRIKPAVTDEAIFNVANAIASLQDFELHGVERLDTNALDLE, from the coding sequence ATGGCAGTAATTAGTGATCGTATTGACACACGCGTAGCACTTGTTCTGAATGTTGGTTTGGATGAGAAGGGGAACATGAAGTTGTCTAAGAAAACCTACTCCCGCATTAAGCCAGCAGTAACAGACGAAGCCATCTTCAATGTAGCGAATGCAATCGCATCTCTACAAGACTTCGAGCTGCATGGTGTAGAAAGACTTGACACCAATGCCTTAGATTTAGAGTAA
- the galU gene encoding UTP--glucose-1-phosphate uridylyltransferase GalU, whose amino-acid sequence MQIRKAVIPAAGLGTRFLPATKALPKEMLPIVDKPTIQYVVEEAVESGITDILIITGRNKRAIEDHFDHSMELEYELERQGKQDILDTVRSISTMVDIHYVRQKQPLGLGHAVYCARKFVGNEPFVVMLGDDIIRSDKPVVKQMIEAYEETKASIVGVQEVALEDTKKYGIVSGKWQTDTLYKVHSLVEKPKNNPPSQLAVMGRYIIKPEIFDILSHIEPGAGGEIQLTDALNILAQTQENGCYAYKFQGKRYDVGDKFGFLQANIEFALEHCDIRSKLREYLDQLSLAKC is encoded by the coding sequence GTGCAGATACGAAAAGCAGTGATTCCAGCAGCTGGTTTAGGGACAAGATTTCTTCCCGCGACAAAGGCACTTCCCAAAGAAATGTTACCAATTGTAGACAAGCCAACGATTCAATACGTTGTGGAAGAAGCCGTTGAATCTGGCATCACAGATATTTTAATCATAACAGGACGTAATAAACGCGCCATCGAAGATCACTTTGACCACTCGATGGAACTAGAATACGAATTAGAGCGACAAGGAAAACAAGATATATTAGACACCGTTCGTAGTATTTCAACTATGGTTGATATCCATTATGTCAGACAAAAGCAACCCCTCGGCCTTGGACATGCCGTATATTGCGCACGCAAGTTTGTCGGAAATGAACCTTTTGTCGTTATGCTTGGTGACGATATTATCCGCTCAGATAAACCCGTTGTGAAGCAGATGATCGAAGCCTACGAAGAAACTAAAGCTTCCATCGTAGGCGTTCAAGAAGTCGCCCTTGAAGATACCAAGAAATACGGTATCGTTTCTGGCAAGTGGCAAACGGACACATTATACAAAGTCCACTCGTTAGTGGAAAAGCCAAAGAACAACCCGCCATCTCAGCTAGCAGTTATGGGAAGATATATTATTAAACCTGAAATCTTTGATATATTATCCCATATAGAACCCGGTGCAGGTGGAGAAATCCAATTAACTGATGCCCTCAACATATTAGCCCAAACCCAAGAAAATGGATGCTACGCATATAAGTTCCAGGGCAAGCGCTACGATGTAGGGGATAAGTTTGGATTCTTACAGGCAAATATTGAGTTTGCACTAGAACATTGTGATATTCGGAGTAAACTTCGCGAATACCTTGATCAGCTATCTTTAGCGAAATGTTAG
- a CDS encoding DUF2922 domain-containing protein yields MSKKLELVFRNREGKMTRIAVDNPKEPVDTVAVQAAMDTIIAADAFNHGAGLVEKVSARLIDRTVEDIIFE; encoded by the coding sequence ATGTCTAAGAAACTTGAATTAGTTTTCCGTAACCGCGAAGGGAAGATGACACGCATTGCAGTCGATAACCCGAAAGAGCCAGTGGACACAGTTGCCGTGCAAGCAGCAATGGATACGATCATCGCAGCGGATGCATTCAATCATGGCGCTGGGCTAGTTGAGAAGGTTAGCGCTCGCTTAATTGACCGCACAGTAGAAGATATTATCTTCGAGTAA